One window of the Pedobacter ginsengisoli genome contains the following:
- a CDS encoding thiazole synthase translates to MLKIADKTFNSRLFTGTGKFSSATEMEKALVASESELVTVALKRVDLKDNDDDILIHLNHPHINLLPNTSGVRNAKEAIFAAQMARESLETNWIKLEIHPDPKYLMPDPIETLKATEELAKLGFIVLPYIHADPVLCKRLEDAGTSAVMPLGSPIGSNKGLKTIDFLEIIISQSNVPVVIDAGIGSPSDAAKAMEIGADAVLVNTAIAVSQHPEQMARAFKIAVEAGRMAFEAKLGSVNLHAVASSPLTSFLDD, encoded by the coding sequence ATGTTAAAAATAGCAGACAAAACATTTAACTCCCGTTTGTTTACAGGAACAGGAAAGTTCAGTTCAGCTACTGAAATGGAAAAAGCATTGGTTGCTTCGGAATCGGAATTGGTAACTGTAGCTTTAAAGAGAGTCGATTTAAAAGATAATGACGATGATATTTTAATTCATTTAAATCACCCTCATATTAACCTTTTGCCCAACACTTCTGGTGTACGTAATGCAAAAGAGGCGATTTTTGCAGCTCAAATGGCTAGAGAGTCGTTAGAAACGAATTGGATTAAACTAGAGATTCATCCTGACCCTAAATATTTAATGCCTGACCCGATTGAAACTCTAAAAGCCACAGAAGAATTGGCAAAACTGGGTTTTATTGTTCTTCCTTATATTCATGCGGATCCTGTTTTGTGTAAACGACTGGAAGATGCAGGAACATCGGCTGTAATGCCTTTGGGCTCGCCTATTGGCAGTAATAAGGGTTTAAAAACGATAGACTTTTTAGAAATCATTATTAGTCAGAGCAACGTTCCTGTAGTTATTGATGCTGGAATTGGCTCACCTTCTGATGCTGCAAAGGCTATGGAAATTGGGGCCGATGCAGTTTTGGTAAACACTGCGATTGCGGTTTCGCAACATCCTGAACAAATGGCCAGGGCTTTCAAGATTGCTGTTGAGGCTGGAAGAATGGCTTTTGAGGCCAAACTTGGCTCTGTTAATTTACATGCTGTTGCAAGCAGCCCACTAACCTCATTTTTAGATGACTAA
- a CDS encoding thiamine phosphate synthase: MIDKLHYISQETENTGHLDAINKTLIAGAKWIQLRVKNKPDDVILDLAIKANALCKAYGARLIVNDHPLIALKAEAYGLHLGLTDMPIAEARNIVGNQIIIGGTANTFEHVKQRVAEGADYIGLGPYRFTNTKQNLSPIIGLKGYEAIMKQVSITGITTPVIAIGGIELKDIPLIMTTGVHGVALSGALTNANDPAAELSQMYSALKILNPINN, translated from the coding sequence ATGATTGATAAACTACACTATATATCACAGGAAACTGAAAACACTGGCCATTTAGACGCCATTAACAAAACACTTATTGCAGGGGCAAAATGGATACAACTGAGGGTTAAAAATAAGCCTGACGATGTGATTCTTGACCTGGCCATTAAAGCTAATGCACTTTGCAAGGCTTATGGCGCAAGGTTAATTGTAAACGACCATCCCTTAATTGCGCTTAAGGCTGAAGCTTATGGGCTGCATTTAGGCCTAACGGATATGCCAATTGCGGAAGCAAGAAACATTGTTGGTAATCAAATAATTATTGGTGGCACAGCGAATACTTTTGAGCATGTAAAACAAAGGGTTGCTGAAGGAGCTGATTATATTGGATTAGGTCCTTATCGTTTTACCAATACCAAACAAAACTTAAGCCCTATAATTGGTTTAAAAGGGTATGAAGCAATTATGAAACAGGTTTCTATAACAGGTATCACCACTCCTGTTATTGCAATTGGAGGCATTGAATTAAAGGATATTCCTTTGATTATGACTACAGGCGTACACGGAGTAGCATTATCGGGTGCATTAACGAATGCAAATGATCCGGCTGCTGAGCTGAGCCAAATGTATAGTGCGCTAAAGATTTTAAACCCTATTAATAACTAA
- a CDS encoding hydroxymethylpyrimidine/phosphomethylpyrimidine kinase, with the protein MLANRPYAISIAGFDPSAGAGILADVKCFEQHQVYGFGICSALTVQTDKEFLKNNWLNSSQIIEQLEPLIAKFKVLTCKIGLIKDVSVLLDVVCFLRSKSPDLKIIVDPVLKASSGYDFHDWTNGMEILSPVLKQIDLITPNYNEMLSLGGQTTDASSIARLWANYCPVLLKGGHSITTLGTDYLYEEDGIYEFTPRVNEIHQKHGSGCVLSAAIAANLALGHSLKQACGNAKLYIENFLNSNNTLLGYHSL; encoded by the coding sequence ATGTTAGCAAACAGGCCATATGCTATTAGTATTGCGGGATTTGACCCGAGTGCGGGTGCCGGTATTTTGGCAGATGTAAAGTGCTTTGAACAACATCAAGTTTATGGTTTTGGCATATGCAGTGCACTAACAGTACAAACAGATAAGGAATTTCTTAAAAACAACTGGTTAAATTCATCGCAAATCATTGAACAACTTGAGCCTTTGATTGCCAAATTTAAGGTATTGACCTGTAAAATAGGGTTAATAAAAGATGTTTCTGTTTTGCTTGATGTGGTCTGTTTCCTTAGATCAAAAAGCCCTGATTTAAAGATCATAGTAGATCCTGTATTAAAGGCAAGCTCAGGTTATGATTTTCATGATTGGACAAATGGAATGGAAATACTATCGCCCGTGCTTAAGCAAATTGACCTGATTACACCAAACTATAATGAAATGCTAAGTTTAGGTGGGCAAACAACAGATGCAAGCAGTATAGCCAGGCTTTGGGCCAATTACTGCCCTGTTTTATTAAAAGGTGGTCACAGTATTACAACATTAGGCACTGATTATCTTTATGAAGAGGATGGCATTTACGAGTTTACTCCCCGCGTTAATGAAATCCATCAAAAGCATGGATCTGGTTGCGTTTTATCAGCCGCTATCGCGGCGAATTTAGCTCTGGGCCATAGTTTAAAACAAGCTTGCGGTAATGCTAAGCTATACATCGAAAATTTTCTAAACAGTAACAATACCCTACTGGGGTACCATTCATTATGA
- a CDS encoding thiamine phosphate synthase → MNVIVIANPAVIGSESKIINQLFESGLDIFHLRKESCTRAYCKQLISEIDEVYHNRIALHHFHELTNDFGIKRLHYKEAQRKQLQEANAVFNFKNTVLSTSIHQPEEINNLQGFDYTFFGPVFNSISKPGYTGVLNPNFKLPHSQNGTKLIALGGIDAGNAVKLNSMGFDGVAVLGYIWNDPSKAVPNFKTIQKIC, encoded by the coding sequence ATGAATGTAATTGTGATTGCAAATCCTGCTGTAATAGGTAGTGAATCAAAAATAATTAATCAATTGTTTGAAAGCGGATTAGACATATTCCATTTAAGAAAAGAATCATGTACCAGGGCATACTGCAAACAACTGATTTCTGAAATTGATGAGGTATATCACAACAGGATTGCATTACACCATTTTCATGAGCTTACAAACGATTTTGGGATTAAACGACTGCATTATAAGGAGGCGCAAAGAAAACAATTGCAAGAAGCTAATGCAGTGTTTAATTTTAAAAATACAGTGTTAAGTACATCCATCCATCAGCCTGAGGAGATTAACAATTTGCAAGGATTTGATTATACCTTTTTTGGACCAGTGTTTAACAGCATATCTAAACCGGGGTACACCGGTGTACTCAATCCTAATTTTAAATTACCACATAGCCAAAACGGCACCAAATTGATAGCATTAGGTGGAATTGATGCTGGCAATGCTGTGAAACTTAATTCAATGGGATTTGATGGGGTTGCTGTTTTGGGTTACATCTGGAATGATCCGTCAAAAGCCGTACCTAATTTTAAAACTATACAGAAAATATGTTAG
- the thiC gene encoding phosphomethylpyrimidine synthase ThiC produces the protein MKSEKTPTEDVISRSPFPASRKIYVKGQLHDIEVAMREISLSDTKIHNGFGLTEPNPPVTVYDTSGPYTDPNAHIDVKEGLPRLREKWITDRLDVEQMDSISSDYGKQRLADNKLDSLRFAHINKPYKAKKGANVSQMHYAKKGIITAEMEYIAIRENQRIDLLNEQLGTQYDVMGHQHKGHSFGANTPKGYITPEFVRKEVASGRAVIPCNINHPELEPMVIGRNFLVKINANIGNSAVTSSIEEEVEKAVWACRWGADTIMDLSTGKNIHETREWIIRNSPVPIGTVPIYQALEKVNGKAEDLTWELFRDTLIEQAEQGVDYFTIHAGVLLRYIPLTAKRVTGIVSRGGSIMAKWCLAHHKESFLYTHFEEICEIMKAYDVSFSLGDGLRPGCIADANDEAQFAELETLGELTKIAWKHDVQTIIEGPGHVPMHLIKENMEKQLEHCSEAPFYTLGPLTTDIAPGYDHITSAIGAAMIGWFGTAMLCYVTPKEHLGLPNKKDVKDGVITYKIAAHAADLAKGHPGAQYRDNALSKARFEFRWEDQFNLSLDPDTAKEFHDETLPADGAKIAHFCSMCGPNFCSMKITQDVREYAVKQGVDEEDALAKGMAEKSKEFAEKGSEIYL, from the coding sequence ATGAAAAGTGAAAAAACTCCAACCGAAGATGTAATCAGTCGCAGCCCCTTCCCTGCCTCGCGTAAAATTTATGTAAAAGGACAATTGCACGATATTGAAGTTGCAATGCGAGAAATTAGTTTGAGCGATACCAAAATCCATAATGGCTTCGGCTTAACTGAACCAAATCCTCCGGTAACAGTGTACGATACCAGTGGCCCATATACCGACCCTAACGCACATATTGACGTAAAAGAAGGCCTGCCACGACTAAGAGAGAAATGGATAACCGACCGATTGGATGTTGAACAAATGGATAGCATATCTTCGGATTATGGCAAACAACGTTTAGCCGATAATAAGTTGGACTCATTACGGTTTGCACACATCAATAAGCCTTACAAAGCAAAAAAGGGAGCTAATGTTTCGCAAATGCATTATGCTAAAAAAGGCATTATTACAGCCGAAATGGAATACATTGCTATAAGGGAAAACCAAAGAATTGACTTATTAAACGAACAGCTGGGTACACAATACGATGTAATGGGCCATCAGCATAAAGGCCACAGCTTTGGTGCAAATACTCCAAAGGGATATATTACACCAGAGTTTGTACGCAAAGAAGTAGCTTCGGGCAGGGCTGTAATTCCTTGCAACATTAACCACCCAGAGTTAGAGCCAATGGTTATTGGCCGGAATTTTCTGGTTAAAATCAATGCCAACATCGGTAATTCAGCGGTAACCTCTTCTATTGAAGAAGAAGTTGAAAAGGCAGTATGGGCATGCAGATGGGGTGCAGATACGATAATGGACCTATCGACCGGAAAAAACATCCACGAAACACGCGAATGGATTATCAGAAATTCTCCGGTTCCTATTGGAACCGTGCCTATATACCAGGCATTAGAAAAAGTTAACGGGAAAGCCGAAGATTTAACCTGGGAGCTCTTTAGAGATACTTTAATTGAACAGGCCGAACAAGGTGTAGATTACTTTACTATACATGCCGGTGTATTGCTGCGCTACATCCCGCTTACGGCAAAAAGAGTAACCGGAATTGTATCAAGAGGTGGGTCTATTATGGCTAAATGGTGCCTTGCGCATCATAAAGAAAGCTTCCTTTATACTCATTTTGAAGAGATTTGTGAGATCATGAAGGCTTACGATGTATCCTTTTCTCTAGGCGATGGTTTAAGACCGGGCTGTATTGCCGATGCCAATGATGAAGCTCAATTTGCTGAATTGGAAACACTTGGCGAACTAACCAAAATCGCCTGGAAACATGATGTGCAAACTATAATTGAAGGCCCTGGTCACGTACCAATGCACCTGATTAAAGAAAACATGGAGAAACAGTTGGAACATTGCTCTGAAGCTCCATTCTATACATTAGGGCCCTTAACTACTGATATTGCTCCTGGGTATGACCACATCACATCGGCAATTGGTGCTGCCATGATAGGTTGGTTTGGAACTGCAATGTTGTGTTATGTAACGCCCAAAGAACATCTGGGCTTACCTAACAAAAAGGATGTTAAAGATGGTGTAATTACTTATAAGATTGCAGCTCATGCTGCCGATTTAGCAAAAGGACATCCTGGTGCGCAGTATAGAGACAATGCTTTAAGTAAGGCAAGATTTGAATTTAGATGGGAAGACCAGTTTAACCTTTCTCTTGATCCGGATACAGCAAAGGAGTTTCATGATGAAACCTTACCGGCAGATGGCGCAAAAATCGCTCACTTCTGCTCTATGTGTGGTCCAAACTTCTGCTCGATGAAAATTACACAGGATGTTAGAGAATATGCAGTAAAACAGGGTGTTGATGAGGAGGATGCATTGGCTAAGGGAATGGCAGAAAAATCGAAGGAGTTTGCAGAAAAAGGCAGCGAAATCTATTTGTAA
- the thiS gene encoding sulfur carrier protein ThiS: protein MEITVNQQNYEFNSSCSVEQMLSAINVQAKGIAVAINQTIISKSAWAEHELKHGDQVILIKATQGG from the coding sequence ATGGAGATAACTGTAAATCAACAAAATTACGAGTTTAACAGCTCTTGTTCTGTAGAACAAATGCTGTCTGCTATTAACGTTCAGGCGAAAGGTATTGCTGTAGCCATTAATCAAACCATTATTTCTAAATCAGCCTGGGCCGAACATGAGTTAAAACATGGCGATCAGGTAATTCTTATTAAAGCCACACAAGGTGGTTAA
- a CDS encoding MFS transporter: MISNSKHRFFLSLFFFISGFSFATWASRIPTIKTTFGFNEAELGSILLAMPVGSLIGLPISGWLVSKYNSRVPLTVGYALNALSLALIGIAHNTFSLVLAICVFAFTTRIFNISVNTQTLTLQKRFEKKIIGSFHGFWSIGGIAGIALSTLLLTLNVTLAVHFSIVAILMLLVTAYSYQFLLKGDKSETGNKLILSKPDPYIFYLGIVVFLCAICEGGMFDWSGIYFQEVLNAPIFTYGYLIFMTFMATSRFLSDIIIVRFGMPKTYIMSAVFIVSGILLAIIFPTFWTAMIGFSLVGFGTASIIPMSYALAGASKKYSPGMAISIIATYSITGMLLGPPLIGYLAHAFNLRVSFVVFGLCGLMLVPITKMFFKHQRISG; this comes from the coding sequence ATGATTTCAAACAGTAAACATCGGTTTTTTTTAAGTCTTTTCTTTTTCATTTCAGGCTTTAGCTTTGCTACCTGGGCTTCAAGAATCCCTACAATTAAAACCACATTTGGATTTAACGAAGCAGAATTAGGAAGTATTTTACTGGCAATGCCGGTGGGGTCTTTAATTGGGCTGCCTATATCTGGCTGGTTGGTGTCAAAATACAATAGCAGAGTGCCTTTAACTGTTGGTTATGCATTAAATGCACTCTCTCTTGCTTTAATTGGTATTGCACACAATACCTTTAGTTTGGTACTGGCAATTTGTGTGTTTGCTTTCACCACCAGGATTTTCAATATTTCTGTAAATACCCAAACACTAACCCTGCAAAAAAGATTCGAGAAAAAGATAATAGGTTCATTCCATGGGTTTTGGAGTATTGGAGGTATAGCTGGCATTGCTTTGTCTACTCTTTTACTAACCTTAAATGTAACACTGGCGGTTCATTTTTCTATTGTAGCCATTTTAATGTTGCTTGTAACTGCATACTCATACCAGTTTTTGCTAAAAGGAGATAAATCTGAAACAGGTAATAAATTGATATTGAGCAAACCAGATCCATATATCTTTTACCTTGGTATAGTTGTGTTTTTATGCGCAATATGTGAAGGCGGGATGTTCGATTGGAGCGGGATTTACTTTCAGGAGGTATTAAATGCACCAATATTTACCTATGGATACCTGATCTTTATGACTTTTATGGCAACATCAAGATTCCTTTCTGATATTATTATTGTAAGGTTTGGCATGCCAAAAACATACATCATGAGTGCTGTTTTTATAGTGTCTGGAATTTTGCTAGCCATCATATTTCCAACATTCTGGACAGCCATGATCGGTTTTTCGTTAGTAGGTTTTGGAACAGCATCTATAATCCCCATGTCCTATGCATTGGCAGGAGCCTCAAAAAAATACTCACCAGGGATGGCCATATCTATTATAGCAACCTATTCTATAACAGGAATGCTATTAGGTCCCCCATTAATAGGATATCTTGCCCATGCATTTAATTTAAGAGTATCCTTTGTTGTTTTTGGATTATGCGGACTGATGCTTGTGCCTATAACCAAAATGTTTTTTAAACACCAAAGGATCTCTGGATAG
- a CDS encoding YtxH domain-containing protein, translated as MNYKKLISNRLSNFPTMPTDKSGAIVGLLAGLAVGAVLGVLFAPNSGKRTRERISDKALDLADNVKDGFHSIKDNFNNGKQSLGGLKNQVVDNVKTKVNSVSQEFKEFRDTELEKAKSAVKNAADDANDAIQNA; from the coding sequence ATGAATTATAAAAAATTAATATCTAACCGCTTGTCTAATTTCCCCACTATGCCCACTGATAAATCTGGAGCAATAGTAGGATTATTGGCTGGTTTAGCGGTAGGTGCTGTTCTAGGTGTACTATTTGCGCCTAACAGCGGAAAAAGAACGAGAGAAAGAATATCTGACAAAGCCTTAGATCTTGCAGATAATGTAAAAGATGGTTTTCATTCCATTAAGGACAATTTCAATAATGGAAAACAAAGTCTGGGCGGACTAAAAAATCAGGTAGTAGATAACGTTAAAACAAAAGTAAATTCCGTATCGCAGGAGTTTAAAGAGTTTAGAGATACAGAGCTGGAAAAAGCTAAATCTGCCGTTAAAAACGCTGCTGATGATGCTAACGATGCTATTCAGAATGCTTAA
- a CDS encoding tetratricopeptide repeat protein, translating to MKKFCFALVLFLVVNADKVKSQSINPDNTQQVFAELLKLKNQLILQAGNGTQTVSAISRMLELGLWETADSLIEYSKDKGIDYQLLKANYLILNNRYKEAEIIVLKVLKQERKNEKALLIKGFLEIQAWRLPKAESIAKQVLQTNPKSEDAALLLGKVKLLQKEYAAALIIAGEIQQLNQKSAKAYQLEADVYFWDQHPEKAEQPLIKSLELDPFNADARFSYGYAIWRRVDATQLKAMAAQWELALAINPLHYQTHWHWGNGHTNLTYADYAEPNDDEVRKALAKADLLVKANNLTEAIKVTRIVQEQYGNSVLPLMYRASIYYSAFNLDRNMRLDSAEHIFRAILLRKKHYGPAHNGLSAVIKSKRLPYLDVYEKITKELAETKITDIKNFVKVFSDVDYYPGETAKAMVWNQLYSSVVYFPFLSKQVNTFKIPPLHHDLATTMNAPAFRYMTTFDNRQWMDIRGVGSGAAGIEYVERGAFMERNVVLHEYVHLFHGAVLTDAENRKIRALYYNAMKQKRTLDYYSQNNESEYFAQTYPAYFEPVKVHPLDFKSMNTTADLKSKDPDMYSFLDKLVSKERAYLAGNKQAMASNWAEVYVSLASRAGNSKLAETYLDTALTYDSKYLPAYLSITHLKIYNKDFSGAEQWLSKAKGINIMYAPIYVMYAELVAAKYAGRQISEEESIKQQAEYLQQSIDLEDDYQELAKNNLLLIEMYRKNARLKEAISAADLYIKTGATVSTYLRDRIDDAIAFSASLRATLGNTEQALVLKKLVDQNPQDFELINMYADALAGNKQYEEAIGTLKEAQRILTASGNGRPDYNLRIAEFYNELKYKDSTGTYLKSFLLDKSSVKGPDQLRYIRLLAETGYKTKASELLKTLNRSGDNIYTSDYLYTSAKLLQANHQKAQSIALLEKAIQVNPYHLAAYKALIAAAKAKKQTNRVKELELKMKKNNLK from the coding sequence ATGAAAAAATTTTGTTTTGCCCTGGTTTTATTTTTGGTAGTCAATGCAGATAAAGTAAAATCTCAGTCTATTAATCCCGACAACACACAACAAGTTTTTGCAGAGTTGTTAAAGCTTAAAAATCAACTTATTTTACAGGCGGGCAATGGCACACAAACAGTTTCTGCAATTAGCCGGATGCTTGAACTTGGATTATGGGAAACGGCTGACAGCCTTATAGAGTATTCAAAAGATAAAGGCATAGATTATCAATTGCTTAAAGCTAATTACTTAATCTTAAATAATAGATATAAGGAAGCAGAAATTATAGTACTCAAGGTTTTGAAGCAAGAGCGTAAAAATGAAAAAGCACTGCTCATAAAAGGCTTTTTAGAGATACAAGCATGGCGCTTGCCTAAGGCTGAAAGTATTGCAAAACAAGTACTTCAAACCAATCCAAAAAGTGAAGATGCAGCGCTGTTACTTGGTAAGGTTAAACTGCTTCAAAAAGAGTACGCAGCAGCCCTAATTATTGCCGGTGAGATACAACAGCTTAATCAGAAAAGTGCAAAAGCCTACCAGCTTGAAGCCGATGTTTATTTTTGGGATCAGCATCCTGAAAAGGCTGAGCAACCATTGATTAAATCACTTGAATTAGATCCTTTTAATGCCGATGCACGATTCAGCTACGGTTACGCCATATGGAGGAGGGTAGATGCAACACAACTTAAGGCCATGGCAGCACAATGGGAGCTTGCATTGGCAATTAATCCGCTTCATTATCAAACGCATTGGCATTGGGGCAATGGACATACGAATTTAACCTATGCAGATTACGCCGAACCAAATGATGATGAGGTTAGAAAAGCCCTCGCAAAGGCTGATTTATTAGTTAAAGCCAATAATTTGACAGAAGCGATAAAAGTTACCAGAATAGTACAGGAACAATATGGTAACTCGGTTTTGCCTTTAATGTATAGAGCATCGATTTATTATAGTGCATTTAATCTTGATAGAAACATGCGCCTTGATTCTGCTGAGCATATTTTTAGAGCAATTTTGCTTAGAAAAAAACACTATGGCCCGGCTCATAATGGTTTGTCGGCGGTTATTAAATCAAAAAGGCTTCCATATCTGGATGTATATGAAAAAATCACAAAAGAATTGGCCGAAACAAAAATTACAGATATTAAGAATTTTGTAAAGGTGTTTTCAGATGTAGATTATTATCCCGGAGAAACAGCGAAAGCAATGGTTTGGAATCAGTTGTATTCATCGGTAGTTTACTTTCCTTTTTTATCTAAACAAGTCAATACGTTTAAAATACCTCCTTTGCATCACGATCTGGCAACAACAATGAATGCCCCGGCCTTTAGGTATATGACCACGTTTGATAACAGACAGTGGATGGATATAAGAGGAGTAGGAAGTGGAGCAGCAGGGATAGAATATGTTGAACGTGGTGCGTTTATGGAACGCAATGTAGTATTGCATGAGTATGTGCATTTATTTCACGGAGCGGTATTAACTGATGCTGAAAACAGGAAAATCAGAGCTTTATACTATAATGCGATGAAACAAAAGCGTACGCTGGATTATTATTCTCAAAATAACGAAAGTGAATATTTCGCACAAACCTATCCCGCATATTTTGAACCGGTAAAAGTACACCCGCTTGATTTTAAATCGATGAATACTACTGCTGATTTAAAATCGAAGGATCCGGATATGTATAGTTTTCTGGATAAATTGGTTTCAAAGGAAAGGGCTTATTTAGCTGGGAACAAACAGGCTATGGCCAGTAATTGGGCTGAGGTGTACGTTAGCCTGGCAAGTAGGGCAGGTAATTCGAAACTTGCTGAAACTTACCTGGATACAGCTTTAACGTACGACAGTAAGTATCTTCCCGCTTATCTGAGCATTACTCATCTCAAAATATATAATAAAGATTTTAGTGGTGCTGAACAATGGCTCAGTAAAGCAAAGGGTATTAATATTATGTACGCTCCAATTTACGTGATGTATGCAGAACTTGTTGCCGCTAAATATGCAGGCAGGCAAATTAGCGAGGAAGAATCTATTAAACAGCAGGCCGAATACCTGCAGCAATCAATTGACCTGGAAGATGATTATCAGGAGCTCGCAAAGAATAATTTGCTACTGATAGAAATGTACCGGAAAAATGCCAGGCTAAAGGAAGCTATTTCTGCTGCAGATCTTTACATTAAAACCGGAGCAACAGTATCTACATATTTAAGAGACAGGATAGACGATGCCATTGCATTTTCTGCTTCTTTAAGGGCAACTTTAGGCAACACAGAACAAGCTCTGGTTTTAAAAAAGCTTGTTGATCAGAATCCACAGGATTTTGAACTTATAAATATGTATGCCGATGCCCTGGCCGGAAACAAGCAATACGAAGAAGCAATCGGTACATTAAAGGAAGCGCAGAGGATTTTGACTGCCTCAGGAAACGGAAGACCGGATTATAATTTAAGAATTGCTGAATTTTATAATGAATTGAAATATAAGGATAGTACCGGTACTTATTTGAAGTCATTTCTTTTAGATAAGTCTTCTGTGAAAGGGCCAGACCAATTAAGGTATATAAGGCTTTTAGCCGAAACTGGATATAAAACCAAGGCGTCTGAATTGTTAAAAACACTAAATAGGTCTGGCGACAATATTTATACTTCAGATTACCTCTATACTTCTGCCAAATTATTGCAGGCCAATCATCAAAAAGCTCAAAGTATTGCCTTGCTTGAAAAAGCCATTCAGGTAAACCCGTACCACTTGGCTGCTTATAAGGCGCTAATAGCTGCTGCCAAAGCCAAAAAACAAACCAATAGAGTTAAAGAACTGGAGCTTAAAATGAAAAAGAATAACTTGAAATAA
- a CDS encoding MFS transporter, whose amino-acid sequence MKKSLLALTLGGLGIGITEFVMMGLLPDIAKDLNITIPQAGHLISAYALGVVIGAPLLVAIAGSYPPKKILMVLMLMFTGFNAFSAFAPDYNTMFIARLLAGLPHGAFFGVGSVVASKIAEKGKEAQSVSLMFAGLTIANVIGVPLGTYIGHNYSWRYTFVIIVIVGLVTLLSLKSWMPALPATKNRDLGKELNFFKLPESWLIILMIAIGTGGLFSWYSYIAPLLTEVSGFSANSITYILVVAGLGMLVGNFIGGKLADKISPAKATITLLIAMSVSLLIVHYVSGNQVLAVIMTFVTGAIAFAAASPIQMLMINTAKGSEMLAASVSQASFNIGNALGAFLGGLPLAAGYDYTSPVSVGSIMALTGAAFAWMLIARSRRVTKLNYA is encoded by the coding sequence ATGAAGAAAAGTTTGCTTGCTTTAACCCTTGGAGGCCTTGGAATCGGGATCACAGAATTTGTGATGATGGGCCTTTTGCCAGACATCGCGAAAGATTTAAATATTACCATACCTCAGGCCGGGCATCTTATTTCTGCTTATGCTTTAGGGGTTGTAATTGGCGCACCATTATTAGTAGCTATTGCGGGTAGTTATCCTCCAAAAAAGATATTGATGGTATTAATGCTTATGTTTACAGGCTTTAATGCGTTTTCGGCATTTGCACCCGATTATAATACCATGTTTATAGCACGCCTGCTGGCAGGTTTGCCACATGGTGCTTTTTTTGGAGTAGGTTCTGTAGTAGCAAGTAAAATAGCGGAAAAGGGTAAAGAAGCCCAATCTGTGTCATTAATGTTTGCAGGCTTAACTATAGCAAATGTAATAGGAGTACCTCTGGGCACTTACATTGGCCATAATTACTCATGGAGATATACTTTTGTAATCATTGTTATTGTAGGTTTAGTAACCTTATTGAGTTTAAAATCATGGATGCCAGCGCTACCAGCTACCAAGAATCGTGATTTAGGTAAAGAACTTAACTTCTTTAAACTTCCAGAATCATGGTTAATCATTTTAATGATTGCAATTGGTACCGGAGGGTTATTTTCATGGTATAGCTACATTGCTCCTTTGCTTACTGAGGTTTCAGGATTCTCAGCCAATTCAATCACCTATATTCTGGTTGTAGCTGGTTTGGGTATGTTGGTAGGTAACTTTATTGGAGGTAAACTTGCGGATAAAATATCGCCTGCAAAAGCAACTATTACCTTACTGATCGCCATGTCCGTTAGTCTTTTAATTGTGCATTACGTGTCAGGAAATCAGGTATTAGCCGTAATAATGACATTCGTAACAGGTGCAATAGCTTTCGCAGCAGCATCACCAATTCAGATGCTGATGATCAATACCGCTAAAGGATCAGAAATGCTTGCGGCTTCTGTTAGTCAGGCCAGCTTTAATATAGGAAATGCGCTAGGTGCATTTTTAGGTGGGTTGCCACTGGCAGCAGGTTACGATTATACGTCTCCGGTTTCGGTTGGATCAATAATGGCTTTAACAGGTGCAGCATTTGCATGGATGCTTATTGCAAGAAGCAGAAGGGTTACTAAATTGAATTACGCTTAA